The following proteins are co-located in the Candidatus Nanosynbacter sp. HMT-352 genome:
- a CDS encoding peptidoglycan recognition protein family protein encodes MSYQELTQFNSPNYTPESQVSAVYGMARVVEGVTYHWWGSNSDFMSIVNYLCRANGNTSAHTVGEAGRVAWIIDAVNAAWHAGNARGNATTVGYECNTRLSDGDYETMGEFHYDMEKAYGRRLNIYVHKEWFNTSCSPIDKNRIRAIADRYHAGGGSRPTVNETQIREVFRSILGREVDPEGLQHYLGQAAKGWSIDQIRADVNNSQEAHQRRAELARQAEELKQSEWVRNLNDIEDIKLVVAPVAGLRAVNMVTMEAFGNVIPRGTVIDIAKETIVQGKKYYLSQYAVKNSKPFGIAATELVAPADPNKDKPAWQKNLKDIADQDFWTRSECEVTDLTTGKLAKKLPMGTKVRVTHVTRLVDDDLMVLEGGTLAIDKLYLSDKPIDSLEKRVSALEVLVNKIIEFLTNLFKNFNK; translated from the coding sequence ATGTCATACCAAGAACTAACACAATTTAACTCGCCGAACTATACGCCCGAAAGCCAAGTATCAGCGGTGTATGGCATGGCACGAGTCGTAGAGGGTGTAACGTATCACTGGTGGGGCAGTAATTCAGACTTTATGTCGATAGTGAATTATCTATGCCGCGCTAATGGTAATACCTCAGCGCACACTGTCGGCGAGGCGGGCAGAGTGGCATGGATTATAGATGCTGTAAACGCCGCTTGGCACGCTGGTAATGCTAGAGGTAACGCTACAACGGTCGGTTATGAATGTAATACACGCCTTAGCGATGGTGATTATGAGACGATGGGCGAGTTCCACTACGATATGGAGAAAGCTTACGGCCGCCGCCTAAATATTTACGTGCATAAAGAATGGTTCAACACTAGTTGCTCACCAATCGACAAGAACCGTATCCGTGCAATCGCTGATCGCTATCACGCTGGCGGCGGTTCGCGTCCGACAGTCAACGAGACGCAGATTCGCGAAGTGTTCCGCTCAATTTTAGGGCGTGAAGTTGACCCAGAGGGTTTACAACACTACTTGGGGCAAGCTGCTAAGGGATGGTCAATCGACCAAATTCGTGCTGATGTAAATAACTCTCAGGAGGCGCACCAACGACGTGCAGAGCTGGCTCGCCAAGCGGAAGAATTGAAACAAAGCGAGTGGGTGCGTAACCTGAACGATATTGAAGATATAAAACTGGTCGTCGCACCAGTCGCAGGACTACGTGCCGTCAATATGGTAACCATGGAAGCGTTTGGTAACGTGATTCCTAGAGGGACGGTTATCGATATCGCCAAGGAGACGATAGTGCAGGGCAAGAAATACTACCTATCGCAGTACGCCGTTAAGAATAGCAAGCCGTTCGGCATCGCGGCGACAGAGCTAGTTGCGCCAGCTGATCCAAATAAAGATAAGCCGGCATGGCAAAAGAATCTGAAGGATATTGCCGACCAAGACTTCTGGACGCGTTCAGAGTGTGAGGTTACTGACCTAACTACTGGAAAATTAGCAAAGAAATTACCAATGGGAACAAAGGTTCGCGTCACTCATGTTACGAGACTGGTTGATGATGACTTGATGGTGTTAGAGGGCGGTACGCTAGCAATCGATAAGCTGTATCTAAGCGATAAGCCAATCGATAGCCTAGAAAAGCGAGTTTCGGCGCTGGAGGTGCTCGTCAATAAGATCATCGAATTTTTAACCAATTTATTCAAAAATTTTAATAAATAA
- a CDS encoding tape measure protein, with translation MNNSTLTLTIRANVSALQAALKTAQASVKSFSSNVGNKLVGNAANLKDAFSQAGGFIESTLKRVAAVAVGGSFGLMSFVKSASELQSLRSSFESLTGTVEATNVVMKTLYQYGKETAFDNKSIQATAKMFLANGVAVQDLMGWMRNLGDLAGATGADLQGLALPITQAIGNGKMMTQDWYQIINQGAGGFKKYIIAAMGAGHSIQTFGDDLSKGKVTADVLRKALQMASDEGGMAFQGAIKQSQTFNGRMSNLLETITNVGMKIVGVDAETGQVKAGGVFDKISKAVEDATNWLEKNKDKIQKIADIVINNFVPAVTAAGVALVAMKVGSFAASMIQFANAIRGGKTAMEAFNLVTGKNPMLLIVAAIAAVVGALVFLQVKFNIFGKAWEAIKSAWSAAASWFGGIFNAIGQVVSDFVGGVLGFFGDIWNGIVGVFNSIVSFVQEWGLSILAVIFAPISLVIGLFFMFKDQIFAVFQAVWNFIVAVFTPIVQFFGGVFSGAWNIIVSVWNTVIGWFGGVWNGIVGVFAGVAGWFGGIFRGAWNAITGIFSGLAGFFGGVWNTITGMFGRLGSFVGNAIGGAVRGAVNGALSMVEKMANGFIGMINGAIGIINKIPGVHIGNIPSLHIPRMATGGIVTPQGGGSIIYAGDGGQNEWVVPESKMASLVTQINKRSDGVGARDVNITVNVTTRDEKFNEEDAVNIAKQINRALKAQGLRLDQLGALR, from the coding sequence ATGAATAACAGCACACTCACTCTGACAATTCGAGCAAACGTATCAGCCTTGCAGGCTGCCTTAAAGACTGCTCAGGCGAGCGTTAAAAGTTTTAGCAGCAATGTAGGTAATAAACTAGTCGGCAACGCTGCTAATTTGAAGGACGCCTTTAGTCAAGCGGGCGGATTCATTGAATCGACGCTGAAGCGCGTCGCTGCGGTGGCGGTGGGTGGTAGTTTTGGGTTGATGTCGTTCGTAAAAAGCGCATCTGAATTGCAGTCACTGCGATCGTCTTTTGAATCGCTAACTGGAACAGTAGAGGCGACGAATGTCGTCATGAAAACACTGTATCAATACGGCAAAGAAACAGCCTTTGACAATAAATCCATCCAGGCGACTGCCAAAATGTTCCTAGCAAACGGCGTGGCGGTTCAGGATTTGATGGGCTGGATGAGAAATTTGGGCGACTTGGCGGGTGCAACTGGTGCAGATTTACAGGGCTTGGCACTGCCAATTACGCAGGCAATCGGTAATGGCAAGATGATGACACAAGACTGGTATCAGATCATCAACCAAGGTGCTGGTGGATTCAAAAAATATATCATTGCAGCGATGGGGGCGGGTCATTCCATTCAGACGTTCGGCGACGACCTATCGAAGGGCAAAGTTACGGCTGATGTACTACGTAAGGCACTCCAGATGGCGAGTGATGAGGGTGGTATGGCTTTTCAGGGTGCGATTAAGCAATCCCAAACATTCAACGGACGCATGAGCAACTTGCTGGAAACAATTACCAACGTAGGCATGAAAATTGTTGGCGTGGATGCAGAGACTGGACAAGTCAAAGCTGGCGGTGTGTTCGACAAAATCAGCAAAGCCGTTGAGGATGCGACAAATTGGCTGGAAAAGAATAAGGATAAGATTCAGAAGATTGCGGATATAGTAATAAATAATTTCGTACCAGCAGTAACCGCTGCTGGCGTTGCCCTAGTGGCTATGAAAGTGGGATCGTTCGCTGCTAGTATGATTCAATTTGCGAATGCTATTCGTGGCGGGAAAACGGCCATGGAAGCATTTAATTTAGTAACTGGTAAAAATCCGATGCTTTTGATTGTTGCTGCTATAGCAGCGGTGGTTGGAGCATTGGTGTTTTTACAGGTAAAGTTCAATATATTCGGCAAAGCGTGGGAGGCTATAAAATCCGCTTGGAGTGCTGCTGCTAGTTGGTTTGGCGGTATCTTTAACGCTATCGGACAAGTTGTAAGTGACTTTGTTGGCGGCGTGCTTGGGTTTTTTGGTGATATTTGGAATGGGATAGTTGGCGTATTCAATAGCATAGTGTCGTTCGTGCAAGAATGGGGGCTTTCTATTTTAGCGGTAATCTTCGCACCGATATCTCTTGTCATTGGATTATTTTTCATGTTCAAGGATCAGATATTTGCCGTATTTCAGGCAGTTTGGAATTTTATCGTGGCAGTATTTACGCCAATAGTACAGTTCTTTGGCGGTGTGTTCAGTGGCGCATGGAATATTATCGTGAGCGTGTGGAATACAGTTATTGGCTGGTTCGGCGGCGTGTGGAATGGCATCGTCGGTGTATTCGCTGGCGTGGCAGGCTGGTTTGGTGGTATTTTCCGTGGAGCATGGAACGCTATAACTGGCATATTTAGCGGGCTAGCAGGATTCTTCGGCGGCGTGTGGAACACTATCACTGGAATGTTCGGAAGACTGGGTAGCTTCGTTGGCAACGCTATTGGCGGTGCGGTCAGAGGTGCAGTTAATGGTGCACTAAGCATGGTCGAGAAGATGGCAAACGGGTTCATTGGCATGATTAACGGTGCGATTGGAATTATCAACAAGATTCCAGGCGTACATATTGGTAATATTCCAAGCTTACATATTCCGCGAATGGCGACCGGTGGCATCGTTACTCCGCAGGGCGGCGGTTCGATTATTTATGCTGGTGACGGCGGGCAGAACGAATGGGTCGTTCCAGAAAGTAAGATGGCAAGCCTGGTGACGCAAATTAACAAGCGCAGCGACGGAGTTGGTGCACGAGATGTCAACATTACCGTAAATGTTACTACTAGAGATGAGAAATTTAACGAGGAGGATGCAGTGAATATCGCAAAGCAAATCAATCGAGCACTAAAAGCACAAGGATTGCGACTTGATCAACTAGGAGCACTCCGATGA
- a CDS encoding excalibur calcium-binding domain-containing protein yields MNLSLRRKKSAESNKIDKAKPSIKSFKQIYQENKNRPLTKNEKRGWAILGGIIIAILVIAHVSNVMEQSRLEKDNVPIVISDIEDNIKLDYYTDRLELSAKISGVSSFAEVKVSGDKTDIHDRKNAAGNIKYEVKNIKEGDSDISISIADGKRHSDKTIKLHRQTKADYDKQELEKALKYTEELVKKAEEQPTNENISRAKSDINRLPEDKRAPFSERIAKLEKAKQEEKERADKAKKEAEEKKKQEEAAAASARQQQQSRSQPVATPRQTAPSPQPAPSGPNFSSCKEARAAGYSHMRRGEPGYASHLDRDGDGIACDKHR; encoded by the coding sequence ATGAATCTATCTCTCCGTCGCAAAAAATCTGCTGAATCTAATAAAATTGACAAAGCTAAACCATCTATCAAAAGCTTCAAGCAAATCTACCAAGAAAATAAGAATAGACCGCTTACCAAAAACGAAAAGCGAGGCTGGGCTATTTTGGGCGGTATCATCATAGCTATTCTCGTCATTGCTCATGTCAGCAATGTGATGGAGCAGTCTCGCCTCGAAAAGGACAATGTTCCAATCGTTATCTCTGACATAGAGGACAATATCAAGCTTGATTACTACACCGACAGGCTTGAGCTATCCGCCAAAATATCGGGTGTTAGCTCATTTGCCGAGGTAAAAGTCTCAGGCGACAAAACCGACATCCACGACCGCAAAAACGCAGCTGGTAATATCAAATACGAAGTTAAAAATATTAAAGAGGGAGACAGCGATATCTCTATATCTATTGCTGACGGCAAACGCCACAGTGATAAAACGATTAAGCTTCACCGCCAAACAAAAGCCGACTACGACAAACAAGAGCTCGAAAAAGCTCTCAAGTATACCGAGGAGCTAGTAAAAAAGGCTGAGGAACAACCCACCAACGAAAACATCTCTCGTGCCAAATCAGACATCAATAGACTACCAGAAGACAAGCGCGCTCCATTCTCTGAACGTATCGCCAAACTAGAAAAAGCCAAGCAGGAAGAAAAAGAACGTGCTGACAAAGCCAAGAAAGAGGCCGAGGAAAAGAAAAAGCAAGAGGAAGCCGCCGCTGCTAGCGCTCGCCAACAACAGCAGTCGCGCTCACAACCAGTAGCTACACCTCGCCAGACTGCGCCCTCACCACAGCCTGCTCCATCGGGCCCGAACTTTAGCAGCTGCAAAGAGGCACGCGCCGCTGGCTATAGTCATATGCGTCGAGGTGAACCTGGGTACGCATCACACCTTGATAGAGACGGTGACGGCATCGCCTGTGACAAGCACAGATAA
- a CDS encoding phage tail tube protein, with protein MAEKKIVTGRKTAVGLALEDTRGTAKMPTYFYPQLDFSFKDTPETKTNESAYNNITKNNAVDVMSVKGEGSIGGKTWAKGLYYWLALVFGQKAATTPVAGDTGAKKHLFSLNNENTHISSTITIKESVFCGQFPYAMIESFKISWTPDDYPKIEVSLMSKKSKDVTPSTVTIAYDSTETEFIPKDVLLKMAADAAGLAAAPELQDVKSFSLEIKKNLEAVQTSSSKDDIQEIFNKDFEVSGSIEKLYTDDTYKGMMLNGTTQAMQFGFIDKNHKAGNTTPTSLLFTISKVAISSREPSYGLSDISTETINFEGLLNITDGKTIEAELVNKYEY; from the coding sequence ATGGCAGAGAAAAAGATTGTAACAGGTCGAAAGACCGCCGTAGGGTTGGCGCTGGAAGACACCAGAGGCACTGCTAAAATGCCGACGTATTTTTATCCGCAGTTGGATTTTAGCTTTAAGGACACACCAGAGACGAAAACTAACGAATCGGCGTACAATAACATCACAAAGAACAACGCTGTTGATGTGATGAGCGTTAAGGGCGAGGGTTCAATCGGCGGCAAGACGTGGGCAAAGGGACTTTATTACTGGCTAGCACTGGTGTTTGGTCAAAAAGCCGCAACGACGCCTGTTGCTGGCGATACGGGAGCTAAAAAGCATTTGTTCTCGCTGAATAATGAGAATACTCATATTAGCTCGACTATCACCATCAAGGAATCGGTGTTTTGCGGGCAGTTTCCGTACGCCATGATTGAGAGTTTTAAGATTTCATGGACACCCGATGATTATCCGAAGATTGAAGTAAGCTTGATGTCGAAAAAATCCAAGGATGTAACGCCGTCAACTGTTACTATTGCGTACGACTCAACCGAGACAGAGTTTATTCCAAAGGACGTGCTACTGAAAATGGCAGCCGACGCAGCTGGATTGGCGGCAGCGCCAGAACTCCAGGATGTTAAGAGTTTCAGTCTGGAAATTAAGAAAAATTTGGAAGCAGTTCAGACGTCAAGTTCTAAGGATGACATTCAGGAAATCTTTAACAAAGACTTTGAGGTTAGCGGCTCAATTGAGAAACTGTACACCGACGACACCTACAAAGGAATGATGCTAAACGGTACAACTCAGGCAATGCAATTTGGCTTTATCGACAAAAACCACAAAGCCGGTAACACCACGCCAACCAGTCTGCTGTTTACTATAAGTAAGGTAGCAATTTCCAGCCGAGAGCCAAGCTACGGACTGAGTGATATTTCAACTGAGACTATCAACTTTGAGGGCTTGCTAAATATTACAGACGGCAAGACTATCGAAGCTGAATTGGTTAATAAATATGAATACTAG
- a CDS encoding Mu-like prophage major head subunit gpT family protein produces the protein MDLRAMLQKLDTAIKTVYKTTKKEYKDPLQGILYDITPVTGAVNNIVTLNSVPGMREFKSERKHGVADNTVHTIAPRKWESTLDVEREKIEDDDLGQIPNQTRVMTTKSGRHYGALAVAALPVGFTANLSDGKPFFHADRGNLIPGAFSAGTFSKAFDALVGMKDADGDFINPIPTHLIVGQENREEAEKILLREKLDNGQSNTNYKRVELIVDPRIAGKAAFLVAAKEGMCPLTIAERVKVGAPVAKTDINSDRAFETDVFSWGLRGRYDAAYQAMQFIVTVKGS, from the coding sequence ATGGATTTAAGAGCAATGCTACAAAAGCTTGATACCGCCATCAAGACGGTATACAAGACTACTAAAAAAGAATACAAAGACCCTCTGCAGGGCATTTTGTACGACATCACACCAGTAACGGGTGCGGTTAATAACATCGTAACACTTAACAGCGTGCCTGGCATGCGTGAGTTCAAATCAGAGCGCAAACATGGCGTGGCTGACAACACCGTCCACACGATTGCACCACGAAAGTGGGAGTCAACCCTGGACGTTGAACGCGAAAAGATTGAAGATGATGATCTAGGTCAGATTCCAAACCAAACCCGTGTTATGACTACTAAGAGTGGTCGTCACTACGGTGCGTTAGCTGTAGCTGCACTTCCTGTTGGCTTTACTGCTAACTTGAGCGACGGTAAGCCATTCTTCCACGCAGATCGTGGTAACTTGATCCCCGGAGCATTCAGTGCTGGAACGTTTAGTAAGGCTTTTGACGCATTAGTAGGCATGAAAGATGCTGATGGCGACTTTATCAACCCAATCCCAACCCACTTGATCGTTGGTCAGGAAAACCGCGAGGAAGCTGAGAAAATCTTGCTCCGCGAGAAGTTGGACAATGGACAGAGCAACACCAATTACAAACGTGTTGAGCTTATCGTTGACCCACGTATTGCTGGCAAAGCAGCATTCTTGGTGGCGGCTAAAGAGGGTATGTGCCCATTGACAATTGCTGAGCGCGTGAAGGTTGGTGCACCTGTTGCGAAGACCGACATAAACAGCGACAGGGCATTCGAAACTGATGTGTTTAGCTGGGGCTTACGTGGTCGTTACGACGCAGCTTACCAGGCAATGCAGTTTATCGTGACTGTGAAAGGTTCTTAG
- a CDS encoding capsid cement protein, whose product MTFLRQDGDLISAPFGSNVINRGQLVTVDASGNARAAEAGVKPFLGVAMENTGGLIKNEVRVYRTGVFQLAIDAVAAADLGKAVAIATSDKVTTTVSGTAPAIGQIVEIIDNKTVGVRLS is encoded by the coding sequence ATGACATTTCTACGACAAGACGGCGATTTGATTTCAGCTCCATTCGGTAGCAATGTAATCAATCGCGGACAACTAGTTACTGTTGACGCTAGCGGTAACGCTAGGGCAGCAGAAGCTGGAGTAAAACCATTCTTGGGTGTCGCAATGGAAAATACCGGCGGACTAATCAAGAATGAAGTGCGAGTTTATCGAACTGGCGTGTTCCAGCTGGCAATCGACGCAGTAGCGGCTGCTGATTTAGGCAAGGCTGTTGCTATTGCGACATCAGATAAGGTAACAACGACTGTTAGCGGCACCGCGCCGGCAATCGGACAGATTGTTGAAATAATTGATAACAAAACTGTAGGCGTTCGCCTGAGCTAA
- a CDS encoding phage protease produces the protein MRQASLSHFLLGQISLGVYRENNMFTVSTKTKDNIRLSDEGKSEYRRYWKQLCPFGEWIDPNDWDNSKLVIDKNLVDQLVKNFNDGVLDYVPVPLGHPYDSSSLASLNTGELLELEAREDGLYGLIEIRDDAVADKIDKNLIPNVSMGMDLQYKDKKDGSLKGAVLQHVGLVTDPYLKGMHAFEPALSDMSQVAIVLSDSSNNKREENGMNKVKVTNDRDFDVEVKWQEDGEEKTATVAAGADVEVPEDQEEAVKQQIADAKEPEDKDEDKSGEDNLSDKKDLSDEQKALEAEKAELAREKAELAKQKQELSEKQAEAEYEKLLSEGKLVPAQKESYLALCAAKDTKVQLSDTKTKSVDVLLSELFAAMPAMRLLSEDGGEGGNGNGDEVQLDDSDKADIERFGLNEEDYKEVKREKENQ, from the coding sequence ATGCGACAAGCGAGTTTGTCGCATTTTCTTTTGGGGCAAATTTCTCTTGGAGTATATCGGGAGAATAATATGTTTACAGTTTCAACAAAGACGAAAGATAACATCCGACTAAGCGACGAGGGTAAAAGCGAGTACAGACGGTATTGGAAGCAATTATGCCCGTTTGGCGAATGGATAGATCCAAATGATTGGGATAATTCAAAGTTGGTTATTGACAAAAACCTGGTTGATCAACTGGTAAAAAACTTCAATGACGGGGTTTTGGACTACGTGCCGGTGCCGTTAGGACACCCGTATGACAGCTCGAGCTTAGCAAGTCTTAATACCGGCGAGTTGCTGGAGTTGGAGGCACGAGAAGACGGCTTGTACGGTTTGATAGAAATTCGCGACGATGCAGTTGCCGATAAAATCGACAAAAACCTGATTCCAAACGTATCAATGGGTATGGATTTGCAATATAAGGACAAGAAAGATGGTTCGCTTAAGGGTGCGGTACTGCAACATGTAGGGCTAGTGACCGACCCATATCTCAAAGGTATGCACGCCTTTGAGCCGGCGCTGTCTGACATGTCGCAGGTAGCCATTGTGCTTAGTGATTCATCTAATAACAAGAGAGAGGAGAATGGGATGAATAAGGTAAAAGTAACTAACGACCGTGATTTTGACGTCGAGGTGAAGTGGCAGGAAGACGGTGAAGAGAAGACCGCAACCGTCGCCGCTGGTGCAGACGTTGAAGTTCCTGAAGATCAGGAGGAAGCAGTAAAGCAGCAAATCGCCGACGCTAAAGAGCCAGAAGATAAAGACGAGGATAAGTCTGGAGAGGACAATTTGTCCGACAAGAAAGATTTGTCTGACGAGCAGAAAGCGCTTGAAGCTGAGAAAGCTGAGTTGGCTCGGGAAAAAGCCGAACTGGCAAAGCAGAAGCAAGAGCTATCGGAAAAGCAGGCTGAGGCTGAATATGAGAAGCTGCTTTCTGAAGGCAAGCTTGTCCCGGCTCAGAAAGAGAGCTATTTGGCACTCTGCGCCGCCAAAGACACCAAGGTGCAGTTATCTGATACGAAAACCAAATCTGTTGATGTGCTATTATCGGAACTCTTTGCGGCAATGCCGGCAATGCGGCTATTGAGCGAAGATGGCGGTGAAGGCGGCAATGGAAATGGTGATGAAGTTCAGCTGGACGACTCCGATAAAGCAGACATCGAGCGGTTCGGACTGAATGAAGAAGATTATAAAGAAGTAAAGCGTGAGAAGGAGAATCAATAA
- a CDS encoding phage portal protein family protein — MKLVNLSGKNNDKKAGRRLREIGSAGTGVFTDYEAEKIKLNRPRKITDYRDMLRDGTVEALFNILTMPILASEYDIKPADESTEAKTQADFVRNNLLSESYKGGIETPFNLFLDQSMMALVDGFQVWEKVYRLNNNRYELKKLALRDSRSVEILSDLKDGYQGIKQTQEDGSTVVIPAYKTFLFTPGKRYDQYYGRSIFTALWRNYDKKWKLEYLDSIALQNDAIKPKVLKNTGSTLANVDDKVTSKVLNVLSRLGKVNSTATLPPNYELEVLNSEGRDPHQSIERQNSEMARVFLANFMLLGSQGTSSTGSFALSDTQAKMFRMSLESVMNKLAAHINQYIIADLIDINFSEPRYPVFAFEKLDNEVVGAIFNAFTTMIQKDRMSDAMASEIEDATATRLGFDVEKIKQQRTEQAENTESNASKEKQTGGTPTGQRTMSDNHNHEPSESLKKLDARWQELEKRFLDQIRPVYKTVAEEVSQEVAKSKLVSDIDAVVFPVEYRRTLVSFFKQGYQIGKISASDEMGKPAAKNGNDLTKAAVEYINWIIEKQQDDLTNYAKSLVMNRVVLDDEPIDYDAEILKLILAWFATKLTDTASYAIAQAINSGRNSVWDDDDVLEFSAILDARTSPGCSALDGRVMTWKEWQAYPEYIPPRHFNCRSTFTRLLGDNPEDEINPPNNMQMHNIEKIQRTPKPQLIEENPYMAQYTKAELLSIETYKGNGFININQTLLGRRPMNEYAEADIKQLDKAIKKTKLEKDVVLYRGIGLESKLSVNDIVDNPNFLSTSTSQDVSIEFARQADGNKYVFIFKAPKDMPYLDMEKVLADNGVTSITDEDEYLLSRGKKFVVKRLKKLDNEIIMADMEMTKDTKYLADESEDLLTDEMMASLNKTAEEVEKRLADPNYKPSRAVQRMHAIWQMDSEYLDEQLKKQHKNK; from the coding sequence ATGAAGCTGGTAAACTTGAGCGGTAAGAATAACGATAAAAAGGCAGGACGCCGACTACGTGAGATTGGTAGTGCTGGCACTGGCGTATTTACGGACTATGAAGCAGAGAAAATAAAGCTAAACCGCCCGAGGAAAATCACTGATTACCGAGATATGCTGCGTGATGGCACTGTCGAGGCATTATTCAATATCCTGACCATGCCGATTTTGGCAAGCGAATATGACATTAAGCCTGCCGACGAAAGCACTGAAGCGAAAACGCAAGCAGATTTCGTACGAAACAACTTACTGAGCGAGAGTTATAAAGGCGGTATTGAAACACCGTTTAATCTATTCCTTGATCAATCAATGATGGCATTGGTTGACGGCTTTCAAGTGTGGGAGAAGGTGTATCGACTAAATAATAACCGCTACGAGTTGAAGAAGCTGGCGCTGCGGGATTCGAGGAGTGTAGAGATTCTAAGCGATTTGAAGGACGGCTATCAAGGGATTAAGCAAACGCAAGAAGACGGTTCGACGGTGGTTATTCCAGCTTACAAAACGTTCCTATTTACACCAGGCAAACGATACGATCAGTATTATGGACGTTCAATATTTACGGCACTTTGGCGAAACTATGACAAGAAGTGGAAGTTGGAATACCTAGATAGCATTGCTTTGCAAAATGACGCTATCAAGCCAAAGGTACTGAAAAATACCGGCAGCACACTTGCAAATGTTGATGACAAAGTAACGTCGAAAGTATTGAACGTATTAAGCCGTTTAGGCAAGGTCAATTCAACGGCGACTTTGCCGCCAAATTACGAACTTGAGGTACTGAACTCTGAGGGACGCGATCCGCACCAATCGATTGAGCGCCAGAACTCTGAGATGGCAAGAGTATTCCTGGCTAACTTTATGCTGCTGGGTTCGCAGGGGACAAGTTCGACTGGTAGCTTTGCGCTGAGCGATACGCAAGCAAAGATGTTCCGTATGAGCCTAGAATCCGTCATGAATAAGCTGGCGGCTCACATTAACCAATACATCATCGCTGATTTGATTGATATTAACTTTAGCGAACCACGCTATCCGGTTTTCGCATTCGAGAAGCTGGATAATGAAGTGGTTGGTGCGATATTCAACGCCTTTACGACAATGATTCAGAAAGACCGCATGTCTGACGCAATGGCGAGCGAGATTGAAGACGCAACAGCGACACGGCTAGGCTTTGACGTGGAGAAGATTAAGCAGCAGCGTACTGAGCAGGCTGAAAATACTGAAAGCAACGCCAGCAAGGAGAAACAGACTGGTGGCACGCCGACCGGTCAACGAACGATGAGCGATAATCACAATCATGAACCGAGCGAGAGCCTGAAGAAGCTTGACGCCAGGTGGCAGGAGCTAGAAAAACGTTTTTTAGACCAAATCCGCCCAGTTTATAAGACTGTGGCGGAGGAGGTCAGCCAGGAGGTCGCAAAATCAAAGCTGGTGAGCGACATTGATGCGGTGGTGTTTCCGGTGGAGTACCGCCGAACGTTGGTATCATTCTTTAAGCAGGGGTATCAGATTGGAAAAATCAGTGCTAGCGATGAAATGGGTAAGCCGGCTGCGAAGAACGGCAATGATTTAACTAAAGCAGCCGTTGAATACATAAACTGGATTATCGAGAAACAGCAGGATGACCTAACCAATTACGCTAAAAGCCTGGTAATGAACAGAGTAGTGCTGGATGATGAGCCGATTGATTACGACGCTGAGATTCTGAAGCTGATTCTGGCATGGTTTGCGACGAAGTTGACGGATACGGCGTCGTACGCAATCGCACAAGCGATCAATTCCGGGCGTAATTCGGTATGGGACGATGACGATGTATTGGAGTTTTCGGCAATTCTGGATGCACGAACGTCGCCTGGCTGTAGCGCACTGGACGGCAGGGTGATGACATGGAAGGAGTGGCAGGCATATCCTGAGTATATTCCGCCGCGACATTTTAACTGCCGCTCGACGTTTACGAGACTTCTCGGCGATAATCCAGAGGATGAGATAAACCCGCCGAACAACATGCAGATGCACAACATTGAGAAGATTCAGAGAACGCCGAAGCCGCAGCTGATTGAAGAGAATCCATACATGGCACAGTACACCAAGGCAGAGTTACTGAGTATCGAGACATATAAGGGCAATGGGTTTATAAATATCAATCAGACGCTATTGGGTCGCCGACCAATGAATGAGTATGCTGAGGCTGATATTAAGCAACTGGATAAGGCGATTAAGAAGACGAAGCTAGAGAAGGACGTGGTGCTGTATCGTGGTATTGGGCTAGAGTCAAAGTTGTCGGTTAATGATATTGTCGATAATCCTAATTTTCTTTCTACATCTACCAGTCAGGACGTGTCAATAGAGTTTGCACGGCAAGCTGACGGGAACAAATATGTATTTATCTTTAAGGCTCCAAAGGATATGCCGTATTTGGATATGGAGAAAGTGCTAGCAGATAATGGTGTTACCTCAATAACAGATGAGGACGAATATCTGCTGTCTAGGGGCAAGAAGTTCGTTGTAAAAAGGCTTAAGAAGTTAGATAATGAGATTATCATGGCTGATATGGAAATGACGAAGGACACTAAATACCTCGCTGATGAATCAGAGGACTTGCTGACTGATGAAATGATGGCTAGTTTGAATAAGACGGCCGAGGAAGTTGAGAAGCGTCTCGCCGATCCAAATTACAAACCGAGCCGAGCAGTTCAACGGATGCATGCTATTTGGCAGATGGATTCTGAATACCTAGACGAACAGTTGAAAAAGCAGCATAAAAACAAATAG